A part of Vicia villosa cultivar HV-30 ecotype Madison, WI unplaced genomic scaffold, Vvil1.0 ctg.001509F_1_1, whole genome shotgun sequence genomic DNA contains:
- the LOC131635558 gene encoding uncharacterized protein LOC131635558, whose product MEKWKEIPFSKEEEEGIIVEEEEVCEEESFQRTLAGKLWTESSFNARAFKCTMLSAWKLKNQVEIQDLSTNLFLFKFSTKRDLESVLRSELWSFDRSLLVLKRISREEQPSELNMNFGVFWVRIYELPLMLRSNTMARKIGNIIGSFEEMDPRDACRKGCFMRIKVTMDLQQPLKRGTIIKFKEKYRRVHFKYERLTAFCFACGRIGHQLKDCESLEDLTEESFEELDEQDLSYVHWLRAS is encoded by the coding sequence ATGGAAAAATGGAAGGAGATTCCATTCTCGAAGGAGGAGGAGGAAGGCATAATAGTGGAGGAGGAAGAAGTTTGTGAAGAGGAGTCCTTTCAACGTACTCTTGCCGGAAAGCTGTGGACTGAGAGTAGCTTCAATGCTAGAGCATTCAAATGCACTATGTTGAGTGCCTGGAAGCTAAAGAACCAGGTTGAGATACAAGATTTGAGCACGAACCTTTTCCTCTTCAAGTTTTCCACGAAACGAGATCTGGAATCAGTATTGAGGAGTGAACTGTGGAGCTTTGACAGATCTTTGCTGGTGCTTAAACGTATTTCTAGGGAAGAACAACCTTCTGAACTCAATATGAACTTTGGAGTTTTCTGGGTCAGAATCTATGAGCTTCCTTTGATGTTAAGATCTAATACCATGGCTCGTAAGATAGGAAATATCATCGGCTCCTTTGAGGAGATGGATCCTAGAGATGCTTGTAGAAAGGGGTGCTTCATGAGAATCAAGGTGACTATGGATTTGCAGCAACCTCTGAAAAGAGGGACAATCAttaaattcaaagaaaaatacaGAAGGGTCCATTTCAAATACGAACGACTCACAGCCTTTTGCTTTGCATGTGGAAGAATAGGGCATCAACTGAAGGACTGTGAATCTTTGGAAGACCTTACGGAGGAGAGTTTTGAAGAGTTAGATGAACAAGATCTGTCGTATGTTCATTGGCTTAGGGCTTCATGA